The genomic interval ttttaagaagttCTTGAAGTATGGCAATAGAGAAAAGCTTGCTCAGGAGCTAAAGGCAAATTTTCTATCAAGAGATTAATTCCaatgattattttgattattttcttgaCAGTTTGGCGATATAGTTGAGAGGCATTTGCACGACGACGATGTGGTCCTATTCAATCGTCAGCCAAGTTTGCATAAATTATCCATCATGGCTCATAGGGCTAAAGTTCACCAGCACAGGACTTTTAGATTTAACGAGTGCGTTTGTAATCCGTACAATGCAGATTTTGATGGCGATGAAATGAACTTGCATTTGCCCCAAACTGAAGAAGCAAAGGCAGAAGCATTGATTTTAATGGGGGTAAGCATATATACTGTATGCTTAGGGAGTCAATGAATATTGAACCAAATGATTCCTTTAGAATAAAAGCAATCTGGTGACGCCCAAAAACGGCGAACTTCTCATAGCACCCACTCAGGATTTTTTAACTGGCGGTTATCTCCTCAGTAAGAAAGACACCTTCATAGACTTCGCTAAAGCTTGCCAGTTAACGGCCACCTTTCTCGCTGGCAGTGATGTTAATATGAGCATTGACTTACCTCCTCCGTGCATAATAAAGGtgatttttcagaaaactgTCCCAAAGTAATCATTCTTATGAAAACTTCTTACAGCCCAAGAGACTATGGTCAGGCAAGCAAATTATATCTACGATTTTTAAACCCAATAAAAAGTCGGGGGTTTTGGCCAATTTGGAGGCCAAAGGGAAGGCTTATACCAAAAACCGAGAAATGTGCGTCAAAGACTCGTACGTTTTAATCAGAAACTCGCAGCTTTTAGCAGGAACTCTAGACAAGGGTCATTTGGGTAGTGGTGGGAAAGGTGGGAACATCTTTTACGTGATACTCAGGGATTTCGGGAAGGAATTCGCCATTAAAGCCATGTGGCGGCTTGGTAAAGCATCCATTCTACAAGCATCGTTACCTTACAATTTAATTACCCTATTTGCAGCTAGAATGACTTCGTACTACTTGATGAATAGCGGATTTTCCATAGGAATTGGTGATGTCACCCCAAGCGAAGCTTTAATCAAACGCAAAAATGATTTACTCAGTGACGGGTATTTTGCAGTTTGCTTAAGACATTTCCTTTGTTTTTGAGTAGGATTTTTAGGTACCAAAAGTGTGACGAATACATCAAACAAATGGCCCAGGGCAAGTTGCAGTGCCAGCCAGGTTGCACTCCTGAAGAGACTTTAGAGGCGattattttgaaggaattGTCCGTGATTCGAGAGCACGCAGGTCAGGCCTGTGTAGCAGAGCTTCCTGCTACTAACAGCCCTCTTATAATGGCCCTGTCAGGGTCTAAAGGTCGATTATATTTAAACACCATAAATTTAGCTCTAGAGAAGTTAAATTGCAGGCTCGTTTATCAATATCTCACAGATGATAGCATGTGTAGGACAACAAGCTTTGAATGGCAAAAGAGTGCCCAATGGGTTTGACGACCGTTCCTTGCCGCATTTCCGGCACCACTGTAAGTGTTGGGAGATAAAGAATTAtttagtactttttttcttatgtatGATGTTCCTTAGCATGAAATTTGCCTATACAAAATCGTTCTCTCAGcgttttcttatattttccaGCAAAAACACCTGAAGCTAAAGGTTTCGTGGAAAACAGCTTCTATAGCGGTCTCACCCCCACCGAATTCTTCTTCCACACTATGGGTGGCCGAGAGGGCCTCGTCGATACCGCAGTGAAGACTGCAGAAACCGGATACATGCAACGACGTTTAATGAAATCCCTCGAAGACCTTGTCGTTCACTATGACAAAACTGTGAGAAACGCCGAAGGAAACATCGTTCAATTGGTTTATGGGTGCGATGGGCTTGACCCTACATACATGGAGGGTAGATACACCAACACAAGAGCGAAACcgatgtgatttttttttttccttttatcaAGGTAAAGATTGTCCGGTGGACTTCGAGAGGGTCTTAGCTCATGTACGAGCTAAATGTCCCTATCGCAACGAAATCGCTTTAAATAGCGACCAAATCAGACGTGCTACTAAGGCGCTCCTGGAGAGCGGAACCTTAAACGAGTGCAGCGCAACTTTCCGAAACGAACTAAGGTGCTTCAGTGGTGTTAAAAATTCAGTGTATCCTTCAATTAACTGCTTTGCAGTGCATTCATGGATATCATCGCAGATAAAGTGGATAAAATATTGAGACGCTTTGGCCGCGCAAAAGTAGTGAAAGAAATCGAACGGTTGACTTGCAGTCAATTAGTAACTTTTCTGGAAACCTGCGGTCTTAAATACACGAGATCTATCATTGAACCTGGCACTGCAGTGGGAGCTCTAGCTGCTCAGAGCATTGGGGAACCTGGCACTCAAATGACTTTGAAAACATTCCATTTTGCCGGTGTGGCAAGTATGAACATTACTCAGGGCGTGCCCAGGTTAGTTTAACGTGTATTATTGGGTCGAACCTttgaaacgtttaaatttCAGAATCAAGGAGATAATTAATGCTACAAAAGCTATTAGCACGCCGATTATTACTGCGAGACTTACTAATGATGCTGACCAGTCCTTTGCCAGGAGGGTCAAAGGGAGAATTGAAAGGACTACTTTGGGAGAGGTAGTTTTTTCTCGTTTAGGTTCAATAGTGTTTTATAGTGTGGGTTTTTTTCACAGATTTCCACGTTTATTGAGGATGTTTACTCAAAAACTGACGTATTTCTTCTGCTCCAAATTGACTATGAAAGAATTAAGTTGTTGGAACTTGAGGTCAACGCCGAGACGATTCGTTACAGGTAAGTTTATGGGCGCCAAAGTCAAGTAGTAAGTCATCTTCGAGTGCCGCAGCATATTAACCACTCCCAAACTAAAACTGAAGCCTTCAGACGTTGTGGTGGAAAGCGACACCATCATCACCGTGCATCCCAATAAAAGTCAAAATGCTCAAAGGCTCAACTTTGCTTTGAGCGAGCTTAAGGACCAAATTCCCAAAGTTGTGGTgaaggtaaatatttaattgaagaaGACCTTTGACAGTACTATAGAGTTCTTTAAGGGGTTACCCACAGTCAACAGAGCAGTCATTGCCAGAGAGGACAAACATGGCAAGGCCACTTACCATTTGTGTGTTGAAGGGAATAATTTGAGGGAAGTTATGGCCACGTACGGGATTGATGGCTCGAAAACCGTCTCAAATAATGTTATGGAAGTGTATCATACTCTAGGCATAGAGGCTGCTAGGTAAGTTTGCAAGCACCAGAATAATCCTTCACTATTATGTCAAAACTGCTTCAATATATGACTAAGAGAACGCACTATTCTTGTTTCAGGGAAACTATAATGTCAGAAATCAAAATGGTAATGGAAAATCACGGTATGAGCGTGGATTTTAGGCATATAATGCTGCTCGCGGCACAAATGACGCACACAGGAGAGGTTTTAGGAATCACAAGGCAAGGGCTTTCAAAAATGAAGCAATCAGTCCTCAATTTAGCCTCAGTAAGATCCAAAATTTAGTGCAGAACTAGTGCATAGACATACTGAGTTGTTAACaataatacattatttctGCACTAGTTTTTCCAATAGAAAACGTCATAAGAATTCTCTTTTAGTTTGAAAAAACTGCAGACCATTTGTTTGACGCCGCGTACTATGGACAGACCGACAAAATTAGCGGCGTGTCGGAAAATATTATCATGGGAATGCCAGCGCCCATCGGTACTGGCATATTTAAGCTTATGCATAAAGCTCAGAATGTCGATTTGGAACCTGAAGCAGAACCCTTgttatttgaaacttcgttgttttaaagtttttcatgactgtattgtgattttttaggaaataagGCTGATTTTTGATAACAACAGTGTGTTTCGTTTAAACAAATCTTTCTtgtaaaaacttaaaataaaaagagaaagcttaatgtatataaataaattcacttaaaagaaaattcaagacTCTTTTTTTTGCTGCACGAGTTCCCTCAAGCTATTTGTAGCATCTTTCAATGAATTCTCCAAATACTGCACTTGGccctcaaaattttttattttttcttcagcaTTAGACTGTTTCTTCTTTATGTTTTCTCCTACCACCTCTTTAGGTGTAAGCACAAACATTCGCCCTACTGACTCATAAGTCCTAGTAGAAGGCTCTAGCGCTGAAATTTCCCTGCAAGCACATGTGattttaaatgtgtttttttaacttcttacAAAAGCCATATGAGGTTTAGGCACAAATGTTCGATCAGCTATAGGGAAAATTACCTTTCAGTGATAAGAGCGTGTTGCTTTGCCCTTTTCAAGGCTTCTATCTGAATTGCTGAGATTCGCAGCTTTTGCTCGGTTTCGATTTTCTTTTCCTGCAGTTCCGAGAACGCCTGAAAGTGTTGCTCATAAACAAAGGTGTTACGTCGACGATTGGGAATTTACCTTTTTTAGTTCTAAATCTACTTtgggcatttttaattttaactttgaattatttcgggcaaaatttcactattatgatagaaaaacttaaatgaaatttgaaaattttgcaatattgaGGTTATATAGTGACAACTGTTGAGTACTAACGACACTTTTGAAATGAATAAGAAAATCTGACAACAGTGCAAGTAGTGCTATcagtttgataaaaaaaaacaaactttggAAGGGAGATTTTGCTTGaaattttatctaaattatATTGTAAATAACTGATTCATCCACACTATTGgctataaatatatatttaaatatcacCATACttcttaatttataatttcattacaaaataagatatttttgttaGATTACGATGGTATAACAATAagatttaatacattttttaacgcTCAACTTGACTTATTTTACCCTTAAATAAAAGTTACATTGAATAATTGCACCTACCGACAATTATTGACCGTAAATGCAGGCACAATATGCgttaattaataacatttataaACTAGGTGCGTGGTGCGACTCCTGTCAACGAAACAGAAATTAAGaaacaaaaccaaatttgtatCTTTGATTCAAAATGAAGAGTCTAAAATCATGTCATAGTCAGGCCTGCCCGCTCTGTAAGACTGCAAATATTTGATGTGCATGTCTGAGTCCATCATGCTGCGTTTAACGATCGCTTCATGCGTCATTCTTTTACACCACTCcaactggaaaaaaatcatttaaacgTTTGATTTCACCGAAAAAACCAACACtaccaattttttatatttgtctttttttagtaaattggcatttccaaatattttcaagatttctgCCCTCTCGCACCAGGGCCAGATCATTAAATCGAGCATTCCCGGCTTAGTACCCCCAAAGAACAGAGTTCCCCTGTTGGACAGCTCTCTTTCAAAGCTGGATAATCCATTCGCCACCACTTCGTCGTCGGCCAAACTTACTTTACCAATACTACTAAGGACTTTCGTCATTGTATTGACCACCTAGAGCAGGATAGTGTAATTGGAGActaagaaattattattttcgccTTTTTTACCCTGTTAAATTGCTCTATCAACAGCCTGTCTTTGGCCTTTTGAAGGGGATCACTGCTGTGCAAGATGTTTGCCCTGTACTTTTCGTCTAAATAATCGGCTATAATTAAGCTTTCATAGATGACATCTCCGTTTTCCAGTTCTATGGCTGGAACTTTGCCAAAGGGGCTTTTATCGTAATACCAGTCCGGTTTGCTATAGAGGTTTATGTTGACTACATCATACCTGGgaattagataaaaaaattgtatttagaaaaaattatttattaaaaaaaactgtgccGAAACCCGGGATCGAACCAGGGACCTTTAGATCTTCAGTCTAACGCTCTCCCAACTGAGCTATTTCGGCCATGTTAGTGAATCAGTCAATGGTCTTTAAATACGGACTTTGTAGTTTTCCCACTGTATCACCCTAATTTTAACGTAAGGAGTTTTAACAATACTcacgcaattttttttgcatccAGTACCAATATTACTCTTTGAGAGTAAGGACAGAACCTGTTGCTGTAAAGGCGCAATTTCCCTTGTGTGGGGCCTGGAGGCTCTTTGGAGCCTAAAATTTAAGGTAAATTTCCTCAATAATTGAGCCAACTATTAAACTGGAAGTATGTAGGTGTACTGCAGCAACAATTAAACCCACGAAGTTGGTTTCTTTTTCTATAtagggaaaaaatttatttggtttcACAATGCTAGTTAtgttatttaatgaaattgtgcACCGCAATGTAGGTCAAAAGGCCTTAAACCAACATGATATTGACGTTACACCagcaaaacaaatttgaataaaatgatcTAACAATGAGGAAGCCATAATCGGAAAAcgaattattcaattatttgtttttaactgaaatactTCCACATCATTCAAGAAGATGTATGGTCGCCAAAGAATGGGGTCAAAACATGAATAGAATTTAGCATTTCTGCCACTGCTAGCAGCAGGAGTGAGGTAATCCTACTGAAATAAATGTGACTTCGTTTATTTTGATCAAATATACCTAATATTTAATCGGTATAGGGTGCTCGAGGAGCTTACGTTAACGTAATGAGGTTGTATCGTAACCAAAGCGGTAAGTGGTACCCATGCAGTAGATGCATATAAGCCTCGGCATTGAAGGCAACCTCGATTTTCTATCTAATAATCGTTATTTATAGATTTAATGTCACTAAAAGATGCAACTAGAAATTGTTAATTGTTAAAACGCCCTTTAACTGGCCAATTATGAAGTACGAGCCTCAATTTCATCAACATGGATATGTGaaattactttcaaaattcaatttcatcatttaatttaggaacttaagaatttcatttaattcagcaattttacaatttaatttattttaatagtttaataatttaatttaataacttatAATGATAAATCTAGTAAATTCACAGTCAACGTGACCATATGCCATGAGTGCATATAAGATCAACAAACTGGTCTATTTTTAGGTGATTATGAGCATTAGGTTCTCATTAGCATGAGGAGCGCCACTGCACAATAAACATACAccaataaattcaaaaaatgtttttgcgcTGAGAAGAGGTACGATACACCTCGGATACTGCGTTTTTACGGAATTTTCATACTTACTTTAAATCATAAATCAAAACCGTGCTGCTGTTGCAGACCaacatattcaaattatttttgcgcGGAGATTAATTAcagcttaattaaaaatgttcttaaagGCCCACTCACCCTTTTTTAAATGCGGACtgttcattattattttctctAGAAGTCCAAGTACTCACTTCCAATACATATAGGTCAACAGaacactaaaaaattattaccgAGCGGTGCGCTTTATCGATTTATTCGAGCGATGACGTACCTTTCTCTGCTATAGTTAACCCTAGACGAACGaattatgaaatgaaaatgagcCTGAAACAGCTGATTCACCAGCCAGTGTGGCCAAGGCAACCGGTAGGAGAGTGGGAGTAAACTTTACATTCAGGTAtggatttaaaaaactttgGATATTCAAATAATCGATAAATTCCcgccttttttttaacaatattgccTGCCTCTGTTGCCCCCTATGGGGGAGGCGCAAAGGTTACGGAATTTTCTGATAGAGGTCCCGCAAAGATGCGGGACACCTTCATAGATGGCATTTAAGTGTAGTTATTTGTTATGTTCATGCAAAAGCCTGAAGGCTTTGTAGCCGGCATCAGAACTTGAATATGAGGCCCTGTGGCGCAACGGATAACGCGTCTGACTACGGATCAGAAGATTCCAGGTTCGAATCCTGGCAGGGTcgtttgactttttttttttttttttcaagataatCTTATActcgaatgaaaatttcaacggaaacaatttttttatgccacaAAAGTCCCATAAATTCAccaggaaaaaaatcatgaacaGAGCCCGGAGCGATTACCATTCCAGCCGAGTCTATCCAGGTGGCGAACGGTGCATTTCCGGCAAATAGGGAACATCCTGTGACCTAATTGGGCGTCACGGCGATCGATTCCCCCCTTGGAAACCAATGAGGAGCTCTTTTCACTCCTTAATGTTAATATGCAACCGGTTATCTTATCAGACAGAATCAAGCTCTTCACGAATATAATTGGATAGAAATGGCGAAACTTCAGAGTTCAATTAGATCAGTGTGTGAGGACTTCGTGGCCgcttaaatgatattttttttaatgttttctggGTTGGGAAGTCGTACTTGGTACAAAAAGAAGGTTCTTTTTGGAGATTTCTGGGGACTGGCAGGGAATATAGTACTAGTTAACTATCCAGACTACCTATGGTGGGTTCATGCGAACGCGGGGAGCGGAATGCGTTTTCATTAACGCTCATGGAGACAGTtactttaagttttttaaacacGACTGTATAGTGCTCTTAAGATTTCGACacttgaagtttgaaatggtaaaaattctcccgattttgaaaatttccaagctCAGATTTAATCAGATCAATTCCACCCACAGATTAGTGAATTATCCTACATCAGTAAAGAATTTACAATACGCCTTCTTCACTAGCCCCTGACGAATGCTCATCGTTTAGGGATGATTTATGAATCTTGTGACTAATCTTCCCCCAGCATCCCTATGACGTAAAACGCGGGGTTGCTTCTCATTCGGGGGTGGCGTTCTGTATCAATACATTATTACGTCATTATACGACGCGTGTCGCTTGACAGGCATAAGTTTCACGCACGATTTCACCGAGCGACGGACGCAGTCAGCATAACTCAGCTGCGATCGAAGCTATTTGCGACGTTGTTGTGATGCAGCCCCCCTTTTGGAGTCTATGTGGAGAAGAGGGCGGATTTCTACTTTAAATGAGCATAATTAGAGGTGGAAAATGGGCACGTTGGAGCCTGTAAAGGAATCAAGGGGAAGAAAACGCGGGAGAAAGGTTGTTTTGAGTaggttatattttttatataataaatacagcaacatttatttactttatttctCCACTGCTACTACGCCGCCATCTTTGGTAACCCTGGCTAAAGAGTCTAATCTAAAAATAACCTTAGGGCTAACATTCAGGGATTACTGGCTATGACTAGGTCTCAGCTATATTACGCTTCTATTACGGTATAttgttttgagaaatttttagGTTAAGGGTGACAACTGCAGTGGCTTTAAATCTGTCAAAATAAATAGCAATATGGCCGCTGGGGGCAGTGAGACGACTGGCATTGCGCCCGACGGCCATATTGATTGCACGTTTTTGCTCGTTTTCGTGAATTCTTCTATTAATTTAAACCCGTTTTAACTCGTCCTGTTTGATCCTCAAACGTTTTATACAATTTCTACACCACCTTAAGTAAATTACCCTAAACTAGCAGTTCTAGCACTTAGCTATGTGACTAGGCCAGTATGATACAGAGACTATTATTTAcagtttaaaacatttatatacttttcattaaaacaatataaacAAGGAACTGAAAAATCACCGTCTTCGAGaggaaaattgtaattattacTTCTCCGCTGGCTTATGATCGATTATAGTTTGAGTACTCGTACTTTTtacataatatacaggatgttggGTTATAGCGAGATGAAACTgaaacgttttaaataaacaccctgtacgcgAACCGAGGCGCGTCAAGCGGGAAAACCCGTTTAAACCCGCATCGAATCCTTTACATTACAGATTTTTCGGCGATCAAACCTTCTAAAAGTGCCATTTAAACACATTTGAATCGTCTGACCGTCGAAacgtaacatttaaaacacgTAAAACGTTTTATCACAGTATCCGCCGCGACGGTTTGTGTTAGGGCTCTTtacacatttcaaatttactaTTACACAGCTCTGCCCCCAGAGACGTATTGCACCAAATAATACTTGCGCGTCAGTGGACATTATAATACAATACTTATTGCGATTTACCTGATGAACTATCTAGGCCGCCATCTTGAGAACTAGATCGTGAGTTTCCGGCTCCATTCGGCCGAGGCGCTGCTCCCGGAAACCGGTCATGCGTAGTGCGGGTAACTGCCCAAGGGCGGCGCGCCCAAGTGCGGCCCCGCATGGTGCCCTATGGAGTGCGTGCTGGCTGCAATATTCGAGTACAGGTTGGCGCTGGGACTGTTCCAGTACGATCCCGGAGACGGGAATATGGAGGCTGCAACAAGGAACAATGTTGTGACCGGACCTCGTACGTTCCTCTGGGACTGGTTAAATGACATGTAATGATCGCTGCGTGGCCGAGGGTGGAAAACAATGCGTAATCAACGAATTACGTCATTAACGCGAGAGCGGCAGGGCGGCCTAGTGTTAAGTAAGACCGGGGGGCCCCATTAAGGCCCCGGCGaattgttataattattttttaatgccgACTGGATATTGTGCGTACATGAATAAATATGAGAGGCCCTTTGAATTTCAATGAGGTATATAGTGGCGTTTAAGGGGTTCGCTCCGTGATTTAAGGGGTTGAGCGGGGAGTTTTCGTATTCGGAGCTATTACGGAGGTGTGAGAGAACTAACGAGCTACCAAAAACTGAGCGGGTCATTTCGCTGGGCTAAGCATCAGCCCTTTAGCCAGCAAATTACATGCTAATTTTGTTTGGTTTGCTCTTATCAGTGTCACTTGCGTTGCAATTCATTAACCGCCTTGATTTCGCGCCTTAGAAGGGCAGAAATCCCTCGCCATTCGGTCAAACTCGAGTAAAATCTCACGTTTGAGTGATTGATCCCGGTATAACGCAGCGTCCAATGACAGGCCATAAAGTCGATAATAATGCATCAGGGGCCAGAAATCACGTCTAATGGATATTTGGTATACGCTGACCCATCATCCGTCCTCCCGCGGGAATTTTTATTGCCCGAGGCGAATTTATTGTTTCCCTTTGTTTCGGTTATTTACGACGGGGGTTAATTGGTAATTTGTTGTCGTTCGAGATTTCCGTAAGGGAGGGGAGGCTCATTACTGCCCATCGGAGTCCACCAAACGCAACCGGACCTGATCTACTAACTGTTTATGATTATTTCGTCCTATTTAAACAAATGGCAACCCCGCGCTCATCATTTGTTTGTCCAGAATCAAGGTGAAGATGAGCGTCTGACGTTGACAGAGATAGCTATTTTACACGAGGGAGGTTGTCACAATGTCGaagaaatattgattttaccTGCCGAGCTGGGTATTGCCGCATGAGGGCCCATGAACCCGCCCAATTTAGCGCTGTGGTGGTACGAACTCATGAAGAAGTCGCTCTGGTACTTGTAGCTGCCGGGATCGCTGGAAGCCGGCTGCGTGGCCGCTGCCAGGCCCTGGAAGTCGAACTTGTAG from Euwallacea fornicatus isolate EFF26 chromosome 17, ASM4011564v1, whole genome shotgun sequence carries:
- the Polr3A gene encoding DNA-directed RNA polymerase III subunit RPC1, with the protein product MPKEQFREKDVARHISHISFGVESPESMQQQSHIHVVANNLYNRDVGRTPVPYGVLDRRLGTTSKDSPCQTCGKNLNDCVGHYGYIDLELPVFHVGYFRSIISLLQTICKKCSHVLLDESEKGQFRYRLANPHLSYMTKRAIRKKIIEKCKKVVKCPHCKATNGFVKKMTAAKGSTNNTVLKIVHEIYREKDKEKLMEKLEVEFKSAIDTNPDIRSALLNGVSHILTPIDVLKIFQRIPESDIPLFAMDPQRAQPRDLILTRILVPPVTIRPSVVSDIKDGTNEDDLTMKQSEIIFLNDVIKRYKLCGASVNMYQEGWDHLQLQTALYINSELSGVPMNLMPKKPGRGLVQRLKGKQGRFRGNLSGKRVDFSSRTVISPDPNLEIDQVGVPLQIAKILTFPEKVIRANIGLMRQLIINGPDKWPGANYVQQKGSFFKKFLKYGNREKLAQELKFGDIVERHLHDDDVVLFNRQPSLHKLSIMAHRAKVHQHRTFRFNECVCNPYNADFDGDEMNLHLPQTEEAKAEALILMGNKSNLVTPKNGELLIAPTQDFLTGGYLLSKKDTFIDFAKACQLTATFLAGSDVNMSIDLPPPCIIKPKRLWSGKQIISTIFKPNKKSGVLANLEAKGKAYTKNREMCVKDSYVLIRNSQLLAGTLDKGHLGSGGKGGNIFYVILRDFGKEFAIKAMWRLARMTSYYLMNSGFSIGIGDVTPSEALIKRKNDLLSDGYQKCDEYIKQMAQGKLQCQPGCTPEETLEAIILKELSVIREHAGQACVAELPATNSPLIMALSGSKGSFINISQMIACVGQQALNGKRVPNGFDDRSLPHFRHHSKTPEAKGFVENSFYSGLTPTEFFFHTMGGREGLVDTAVKTAETGYMQRRLMKSLEDLVVHYDKTVRNAEGNIVQLVYGCDGLDPTYMEGKDCPVDFERVLAHVRAKCPYRNEIALNSDQIRRATKALLESGTLNECSATFRNELSAFMDIIADKVDKILRRFGRAKVVKEIERLTCSQLVTFLETCGLKYTRSIIEPGTAVGALAAQSIGEPGTQMTLKTFHFAGVASMNITQGVPRIKEIINATKAISTPIITARLTNDADQSFARRVKGRIERTTLGEISTFIEDVYSKTDVFLLLQIDYERIKLLELEVNAETIRYSILTTPKLKLKPSDVVVESDTIITVHPNKSQNAQRLNFALSELKDQIPKVVVKGLPTVNRAVIAREDKHGKATYHLCVEGNNLREVMATYGIDGSKTVSNNVMEVYHTLGIEAARETIMSEIKMVMENHGMSVDFRHIMLLAAQMTHTGEVLGITRQGLSKMKQSVLNLASFEKTADHLFDAAYYGQTDKISGVSENIIMGMPAPIGTGIFKLMHKAQNVDLEPEAEPLLFETSLF
- the Pfdn1 gene encoding prefoldin subunit 1, which codes for MPKVDLELKKAFSELQEKKIETEQKLRISAIQIEALKRAKQHALITEREISALEPSTRTYESVGRMFVLTPKEVVGENIKKKQSNAEEKIKNFEGQVQYLENSLKDATNSLRELVQQKKES
- the LOC136344354 gene encoding pyrimidodiazepine synthase-like, which translates into the protein MNSPHLKKGSKEPPGPTQGKLRLYSNRFCPYSQRVILVLDAKKIAYDVVNINLYSKPDWYYDKSPFGKVPAIELENGDVIYESLIIADYLDEKYRANILHSSDPLQKAKDRLLIEQFNRVVNTMTKVLSSIGKVSLADDEVVANGLSSFERELSNRGTLFFGGTKPGMLDLMIWPWCERAEILKIFGNANLLKKDKYKKLLEWCKRMTHEAIVKRSMMDSDMHIKYLQSYRAGRPDYDMILDSSF